In a single window of the Melissococcus plutonius ATCC 35311 genome:
- a CDS encoding nucleobase:cation symporter-2 family protein, which produces MEKAEQTPKIKNGKAAILGLQHLLAMYAGAVAVPLLIGTELNFSPKQMTYLISIDIFMCGVATLLQLTINRFFGIGLPVILGCAIQAVAPLGMIGHEKGIGAVYGSIIISGIFVVLISGFFSKIKKLFPPLVTGIVITVIGLTLIPAAIEKIGGTSLGAKNFGDPIYLFLAFVTVALIICIQIFGRGFMRSIGVLIGLLGGTILAWLLGKVDISPVSQASWFHFPQPFYFGHPTFDLWYTVLMIVISIISMIESTGVYFALGDLTGKTISETELKKGYRAEGLAVILGGIFNTFPYTGFSQNVGLVQLSGIKTRKPIYFSAFFLILLGLLPKVGAIAQIIPESVLGGGMLVMFGMVAVQGMKMLSKINYENDKNLLIIAISIGCGLGFNITPALFNHLPETVRMFAGNGIVVSSILAVCLNLLFNGINNENNQELPVSKNIN; this is translated from the coding sequence ATGGAAAAAGCTGAGCAGACACCAAAAATTAAAAACGGCAAAGCAGCTATCTTGGGATTACAGCATTTACTAGCCATGTATGCTGGTGCTGTAGCTGTTCCGCTATTAATTGGTACAGAATTAAATTTTAGTCCGAAGCAAATGACTTATTTAATTTCGATTGATATTTTTATGTGTGGCGTTGCTACCTTATTACAATTAACGATAAATCGTTTTTTTGGTATTGGACTGCCAGTTATACTGGGCTGTGCCATTCAGGCTGTTGCACCCTTGGGAATGATTGGTCATGAAAAGGGAATTGGGGCAGTTTATGGGTCAATTATTATTTCTGGAATCTTTGTAGTATTGATCTCTGGTTTCTTCTCAAAAATAAAAAAACTTTTTCCTCCTTTGGTGACTGGCATTGTGATTACAGTGATTGGATTAACCCTAATTCCGGCGGCAATAGAAAAAATTGGAGGTACTTCTTTAGGTGCTAAAAATTTTGGTGATCCGATTTACCTATTTTTGGCTTTTGTGACAGTGGCATTGATTATTTGTATTCAAATTTTTGGAAGAGGATTTATGCGTTCCATCGGCGTTTTAATTGGATTACTTGGTGGAACCATCTTGGCTTGGCTTCTTGGTAAAGTGGATATTTCACCGGTTTCACAAGCAAGTTGGTTTCATTTTCCTCAACCGTTCTACTTTGGACATCCAACATTTGATCTCTGGTATACTGTATTAATGATCGTTATTTCTATTATTAGTATGATTGAATCAACTGGTGTCTATTTTGCATTGGGTGATTTAACAGGAAAAACCATTAGTGAAACAGAATTAAAAAAAGGATATCGTGCTGAAGGATTAGCTGTTATTTTAGGTGGAATATTTAATACATTTCCTTATACAGGATTCTCACAAAATGTAGGTTTAGTTCAACTTTCAGGAATTAAAACAAGAAAACCAATTTATTTTTCAGCTTTCTTCCTAATTTTATTAGGGTTACTACCAAAGGTAGGTGCTATTGCACAAATTATTCCTGAATCTGTACTTGGAGGCGGAATGTTAGTGATGTTTGGGATGGTAGCTGTTCAGGGAATGAAAATGTTATCAAAAATCAATTATGAAAATGATAAAAATTTATTAATTATTGCTATTTCAATTGGTTGTGGATTAGGATTTAATATTACTCCTGCATTGTTTAATCATTTACCTGAAACAGTTAGAATGTTTGCCGGCAATGGTATTGTGGTCAGTAGTATTTTAGCTGTTTGTCTTAATTTATTATTCAATGGGATTAACAATGAAAACAATCAAGAATTACCAGTGAGTAAAAATATAAACTAA
- the purK gene encoding 5-(carboxyamino)imidazole ribonucleotide synthase: MNKPLLPGQVIGIVGGGQLGKMIALSAKKLGFYVGVLDPAADCPASQVADWQLLADYNDIDALKELAQYTQIVTYEFENVSVEALTEIEDLVSIPQGTDLLAITQDRLLEKSFLEDNNIIIAPYATIVSPTDIQDAIDGIGYPCILKTTHGGYDGHGQYILHNPSDLVPAMELLRQGACVLEALIPYEKEISILISGDGQKNYTTFPVVENIHKNNILYETIAPARIADEVIEEAERIARVIAEAVNLAGTLAIEMFLMKSGGIYVNELAPRPHNSGHYTIEACSFSQFDTHVRGICSWAMPKVDLLSKAVMVNILGDEIYGTLNLIKEKPQWQFHYYGKKETKPKRKMGHITILTDSIETTLEEISNTTIWN; the protein is encoded by the coding sequence TTGAATAAACCACTGTTACCTGGTCAGGTAATTGGAATTGTCGGTGGCGGTCAACTTGGTAAGATGATTGCCTTAAGTGCAAAAAAATTAGGTTTTTATGTAGGAGTTTTAGATCCAGCAGCAGATTGCCCAGCCTCACAGGTAGCTGATTGGCAATTATTAGCAGATTACAATGATATTGATGCATTAAAAGAACTGGCACAATATACACAAATTGTGACCTATGAATTTGAAAATGTCAGCGTGGAAGCACTCACTGAAATTGAGGATTTAGTAAGTATTCCTCAAGGAACCGACCTACTAGCCATTACACAAGATCGTTTACTCGAAAAATCATTTTTAGAAGATAATAATATTATTATTGCTCCTTATGCTACGATTGTTAGTCCAACAGATATTCAGGATGCGATTGATGGTATTGGTTATCCTTGTATATTGAAAACAACACATGGCGGATATGACGGTCATGGTCAGTATATTTTACACAATCCTAGCGATCTTGTGCCAGCAATGGAATTGTTAAGGCAGGGGGCTTGTGTGTTAGAAGCTTTGATTCCCTATGAAAAAGAAATTTCAATTTTAATATCTGGTGATGGACAGAAAAATTATACAACCTTCCCAGTCGTTGAAAATATTCATAAAAATAATATTTTATACGAAACAATTGCTCCTGCTAGGATTGCAGATGAGGTGATTGAAGAAGCAGAGCGCATTGCTAGGGTCATTGCAGAAGCAGTAAACTTAGCAGGCACTTTGGCTATCGAGATGTTTTTAATGAAAAGTGGCGGAATTTATGTTAATGAATTAGCACCACGTCCACATAATTCAGGTCATTATACGATTGAGGCTTGTTCTTTTAGTCAGTTTGACACCCATGTACGTGGCATATGTTCTTGGGCAATGCCAAAAGTTGATCTTCTTTCTAAGGCAGTTATGGTAAATATTTTGGGTGATGAAATTTATGGTACACTAAATCTGATTAAAGAAAAACCTCAATGGCAATTCCATTACTATGGCAAAAAAGAAACAAAACCAAAGAGAAAAATGGGACATATTACCATATTAACAGATTCCATTGAAACCACCTTAGAAGAGATTTCTAATACAACTATTTGGAATTAA
- the purE gene encoding 5-(carboxyamino)imidazole ribonucleotide mutase translates to MLPVVSVIMGSTSDWETMKYTCEVLEKFAVSYEKQVISAHRMPDEMFEFAEKAQEQGIKVIVAGAGGAAHLPGMVAAKTTLPVIGVPIQSESLNGIDSLLSIVQMPGGVPVATTAIGKSGALNAGLLAVEILSINDVKLAKKLIDERQLLRETVMESSDNLE, encoded by the coding sequence ATGTTGCCAGTTGTTTCTGTTATTATGGGAAGTACTTCTGATTGGGAAACTATGAAATATACATGTGAAGTCTTAGAAAAATTTGCAGTTTCTTATGAGAAACAAGTCATTTCTGCTCATAGAATGCCAGATGAAATGTTTGAATTTGCAGAAAAAGCACAAGAACAAGGTATAAAAGTCATTGTTGCTGGAGCTGGTGGGGCAGCACACCTGCCTGGAATGGTGGCAGCTAAGACAACATTGCCGGTTATCGGTGTGCCTATTCAATCGGAAAGTTTAAATGGTATAGATTCATTACTATCCATTGTTCAAATGCCTGGCGGTGTTCCCGTAGCTACTACTGCCATTGGTAAGTCTGGTGCTTTAAATGCTGGATTGCTAGCAGTTGAAATACTTTCTATAAATGATGTAAAATTAGCTAAGAAGTTAATTGATGAACGTCAACTTCTTAGAGAAACTGTAATGGAAAGTAGTGATAATCTTGAATAA
- a CDS encoding FUSC family protein: MSIGPFRLGMRTLKSALSVMLCVLLFHFLGRGSPMIASLSAVFSLRQDLTTTLSFSRFRIIGNTIGGTLALIFVILTKNYFTNTFLSELLLLPLLIILVIVISDSINNNSGIIAAVSTFLIISLSIPQADSIHYTIERIFDTFIGTFIAIGLNFILKPKPIEKEKEIEEDIKKLTEKEKELQQLRMSVKKRMEEEKNKNQSST; this comes from the coding sequence ATGTCGATAGGACCCTTTCGTTTAGGTATGCGTACCTTAAAATCTGCTTTATCTGTTATGCTATGTGTCTTGTTATTTCATTTTTTAGGTCGTGGCTCTCCTATGATTGCGAGTTTGTCTGCTGTTTTTTCTTTAAGACAGGATTTAACAACGACCTTATCATTTAGTCGTTTTCGCATTATTGGTAATACCATTGGTGGAACGTTAGCACTGATTTTTGTTATATTAACAAAAAATTATTTTACAAATACTTTTTTATCCGAATTACTGCTGTTACCCTTGCTTATTATATTGGTTATTGTTATTTCTGATAGTATTAATAATAATTCTGGTATTATTGCTGCGGTTTCAACATTTTTGATTATTTCATTAAGTATTCCACAAGCAGACTCCATTCATTATACTATCGAACGAATTTTTGATACATTTATTGGTACTTTTATCGCAATTGGTCTTAATTTTATCCTAAAACCCAAACCAATTGAAAAGGAAAAAGAGATCGAGGAAGACATAAAAAAATTAACTGAAAAAGAAAAAGAACTACAACAATTACGTATGTCTGTTAAAAAACGAATGGAAGAAGAGAAAAATAAGAATCAATCAAGTACCTGA
- the purB gene encoding adenylosuccinate lyase produces the protein MIDRYTRAEMGNIWTDTNRYKAWLEVEILANEAWAELGEISKEDVKKIRKNASFTSERISEIEQITHHDVVAFTRAVSESLGEERKWIHYGLTSTDVVDTAYGYLLKQANDILREDLKRLTAIIGEKAEKYKYTVMMGRTHGVHAEPTTFGLKLAMWYSEMNRNIERFEHAAKGVEAGKISGAVGTFANIPLFVEEYICNQLGIRPQEISTQVLPRDLHAEYFASMALVAMSIEKFATEIRGLQKSETREVEEFFAKGQKGSSAMPHKRNPIGSENMAGLARVIRGHMVTAYENVALWHERDISHSSAERIIIPDTTILLDYMLQRFGTIVENLTVFPENMKRNMEATFGLIYSQRVLLKLIDKGLSREEAYDLVQPKTAYAWDHQTDFKSLLQEDEKITAILSKEAIDDAFDYQYHLKNVDKIFKRVGL, from the coding sequence ATGATTGATCGCTATACAAGAGCAGAAATGGGAAATATTTGGACAGATACCAATCGTTATAAAGCTTGGCTTGAAGTAGAAATTTTGGCGAATGAGGCATGGGCAGAGTTGGGAGAGATATCCAAAGAAGATGTTAAAAAAATTCGAAAAAATGCTTCATTTACTAGTGAAAGAATTTCAGAAATTGAGCAAATAACCCATCATGATGTAGTCGCATTTACCCGAGCAGTTTCTGAAAGCTTAGGGGAAGAGCGCAAATGGATTCATTATGGATTGACAAGTACAGATGTTGTAGATACAGCATATGGTTATCTATTAAAACAAGCAAATGACATCTTACGTGAAGATTTAAAACGACTAACCGCAATTATTGGTGAAAAGGCTGAAAAATATAAATATACAGTGATGATGGGAAGAACCCATGGTGTTCATGCAGAACCGACTACCTTTGGATTAAAACTTGCTATGTGGTATTCAGAAATGAATCGAAATATTGAACGTTTTGAACATGCTGCTAAGGGTGTTGAAGCTGGTAAAATTAGTGGAGCTGTGGGTACTTTTGCTAATATTCCTTTGTTTGTTGAGGAATATATATGTAATCAACTGGGAATTCGACCTCAAGAAATTTCTACACAAGTTCTGCCAAGGGATTTACACGCCGAATACTTTGCTTCAATGGCATTGGTTGCCATGAGTATTGAAAAATTTGCTACAGAAATTCGTGGATTGCAAAAATCAGAAACAAGAGAAGTAGAAGAGTTTTTTGCTAAAGGCCAAAAAGGTTCTTCTGCTATGCCTCATAAAAGAAATCCTATCGGTTCTGAAAATATGGCTGGATTGGCACGTGTTATTCGCGGACATATGGTAACGGCCTACGAAAATGTTGCTTTATGGCATGAACGTGATATTTCACATTCATCGGCTGAGCGAATTATTATTCCTGACACAACCATTTTACTTGATTATATGTTGCAACGTTTCGGTACAATTGTAGAAAATTTAACTGTCTTTCCTGAGAATATGAAAAGAAACATGGAAGCCACATTTGGCTTGATTTATAGTCAGCGTGTATTGTTAAAACTGATTGATAAGGGTCTATCAAGAGAAGAAGCTTATGATTTAGTTCAACCAAAGACAGCTTATGCTTGGGATCATCAAACTGACTTTAAATCACTTCTTCAAGAAGATGAGAAAATCACGGCAATTTTATCAAAAGAAGCGATCGATGACGCCTTTGATTATCAGTATCACTTAAAAAATGTAGATAAAATCTTTAAACGTGTTGGATTATAA
- a CDS encoding xanthine phosphoribosyltransferase, which translates to MEELMKRIEKDGKIASDGVLKVDSFITHQVDPMLMQAIGNRFAEVFMNKNITKVVTLETSGVAPALYTAQQLKVPMIFARKAKSLTMDEELLTASVYSFTKQVTSQIAISKKFLTKQDNVVIIDDFLANGQAAKGLIELCYQAGASVQGVGIVIEKSFQQGRKSLEELGIQVVSLARIASLKDDKIEFLKGDA; encoded by the coding sequence ATGGAAGAATTGATGAAACGAATCGAAAAAGATGGAAAAATAGCGAGTGATGGTGTACTAAAGGTAGACAGTTTTATCACACATCAGGTAGATCCAATGCTAATGCAAGCGATTGGAAATCGCTTTGCAGAAGTTTTTATGAATAAAAATATAACAAAGGTAGTTACCTTAGAAACTTCTGGAGTGGCACCCGCTTTATATACAGCACAACAGCTAAAGGTCCCAATGATATTTGCAAGAAAGGCAAAAAGTTTAACCATGGATGAAGAATTATTAACTGCATCTGTTTATTCATTCACTAAGCAAGTAACAAGTCAGATTGCTATTTCTAAAAAATTCTTAACTAAGCAAGACAACGTAGTGATTATTGATGATTTTTTGGCGAATGGGCAGGCGGCAAAGGGATTAATTGAACTCTGCTATCAGGCTGGTGCATCTGTTCAGGGAGTAGGAATTGTTATTGAAAAGTCTTTTCAACAAGGACGTAAATCGTTAGAAGAACTAGGAATTCAAGTTGTTTCATTAGCTAGAATTGCTTCATTGAAAGATGATAAAATTGAATTTTTAAAGGGAGACGCATAG
- a CDS encoding Gfo/Idh/MocA family protein, with amino-acid sequence MLHRWGIVGLGGIATSFATYFDQKNSEIAAVASRKLDKAQAFANEFSIPCAYGSYEELLHDDTITIIYIAVPNKQHIEYILQALNAGKHVLCEKAITTTQKELEEAMALAKKKNLVLAEAMTLFNMPLYIELRKQINANRFGRLKMIQAPFGSYKEPDPTNRFFNPNLAGGALLDIGTYAVSFARWFLASQPEVVATTMLPFSTGVDEQSATILQDKEKEIAVISLSFQAKMPKQGILSFENAYITIDNYPRANQANVYFNDGTTETIITGNQTEAMNYEINNMVKMVDGKLPNQSLFFTHEVISILDQMQNIWQSVNN; translated from the coding sequence ATGTTGCATCGTTGGGGAATTGTTGGATTAGGTGGGATTGCCACTAGTTTTGCTACCTACTTTGATCAAAAGAATAGCGAAATTGCTGCAGTTGCTTCAAGGAAATTAGATAAGGCTCAAGCTTTTGCCAATGAATTTTCTATTCCTTGTGCTTATGGCTCTTATGAAGAATTGTTACATGATGATACGATCACAATCATTTATATTGCTGTACCAAATAAACAACATATCGAATATATTTTACAAGCTTTGAACGCCGGCAAACATGTTCTATGTGAAAAAGCCATTACAACAACTCAAAAAGAATTAGAAGAAGCCATGGCTTTAGCAAAAAAGAAAAATTTGGTCTTAGCTGAAGCAATGACTCTTTTTAATATGCCATTATATATAGAGTTAAGAAAACAAATAAATGCGAATCGGTTTGGTCGTTTAAAAATGATTCAAGCACCCTTTGGCAGTTATAAGGAACCTGATCCAACCAATCGATTTTTCAATCCCAACCTAGCTGGAGGTGCCTTGTTAGATATTGGTACTTATGCCGTTTCCTTTGCGCGTTGGTTTTTAGCTTCGCAACCAGAGGTGGTTGCAACGACTATGTTGCCTTTTTCAACTGGCGTTGACGAACAGTCAGCAACGATTTTACAAGATAAGGAAAAAGAGATTGCAGTTATCTCACTTAGTTTTCAAGCAAAAATGCCTAAGCAAGGTATTCTTTCATTTGAAAATGCGTATATTACTATTGATAATTACCCACGAGCAAATCAAGCAAATGTTTATTTTAATGATGGCACTACAGAAACAATTATTACCGGCAATCAAACAGAGGCAATGAATTATGAAATTAACAACATGGTGAAAATGGTTGATGGAAAATTACCTAATCAGTCTTTATTTTTTACACATGAAGTGATCAGCATCCTTGATCAAATGCAAAATATCTGGCAATCAGTAAATAATTAA
- a CDS encoding glycoside hydrolase family 73 protein, whose protein sequence is MTARKYTKRKSNKAKFPLLLLFIGVFMVGIFIFSITMLSGMNEKKNDTSAQQVKITKAEFVNKISPHAKEIQLSYGVLPSIIIGQAILESNFGQSELAMNYNNLFGIKAYGEQKKVTLETQEYVNDVWITIQGDFRVYKSWEESMNDHVHLFVNGVSWNPRLYKHVLLAKNYKEAAYALQKSGYATDPDYAEKIINVVETYHLDKYDHQ, encoded by the coding sequence ATGACTGCTAGAAAATATACAAAAAGAAAATCGAATAAAGCTAAATTTCCTTTGTTATTACTATTTATTGGTGTATTTATGGTTGGTATTTTTATTTTTTCGATTACTATGTTATCTGGAATGAATGAGAAAAAAAATGATACATCTGCCCAACAAGTAAAAATTACTAAAGCTGAATTTGTTAACAAAATCAGTCCACATGCAAAAGAAATACAATTGTCGTATGGTGTTTTGCCTAGTATTATCATTGGACAGGCAATTTTAGAATCCAATTTTGGACAAAGTGAATTAGCCATGAATTATAATAATCTATTTGGAATCAAAGCTTATGGTGAACAAAAAAAGGTAACTTTAGAAACCCAAGAGTATGTGAATGATGTTTGGATCACTATCCAAGGAGACTTTCGAGTATATAAGAGTTGGGAAGAATCAATGAATGATCATGTTCATCTATTTGTAAATGGTGTTAGTTGGAATCCTCGACTTTATAAGCATGTTTTATTAGCTAAAAATTATAAAGAAGCGGCATATGCACTTCAAAAATCAGGATATGCTACAGATCCAGATTATGCTGAAAAAATAATTAATGTAGTTGAAACTTACCATTTAGATAAATATGATCATCAATGA